CCGGATTATACCGAAATTCAGTTGCTTTTCAATCGATTCAATCATAAAATCATATACGGCATCAGTCAGTTCCCTGCTGTCGTAATAGTTATAATTTAGCTCGTTGCCATTCTTACCGGTTGATGTAAATCCAAGGGGAGATACAGAGCTTATATAAAAATTTCCATAGAATCTTTCAGTTCCACCGAACGCCTCTATCATCTCATAAACAAATACCGAGGATGTCTCAAAAGTCTGAACTCCGGCTATTGATAATCCGCACTTTTCGATAAGTCTTTTAGTATCTGTAAATGGAATTCCGGTAACCCCGGCACCATGTCGTCCGGGATTGATTCCCAGAATGAGATGCCTCAGATTATGATCATTATAAAATTTGTGATAAAATTGTGCTGTAACAGGTAAGATTTCCGGATTCTCCCTGAAAGGATTCATTATTGATATTCCGTCAGGCAGGGTGCCTGAGTAACCTACTTCTTTATAGAATGAAATGATCTTCTCTGCAAATGTCATCTCAGTTCTTAACACACCTTACTGAATACCTGTTGATCTTTTCAGTACCGTGTATGTCCTCTGCATCCTCTTTTCTGGATATATCAATTACAGCCTTGTCTTCAATAATGAGGTAACTGAAATATTCTGCATTATATGTTCCATATTCTGTTGATGTCCAATAATACCCGCTCTCATCCATTTCTGAAAAAACACCTTCAAAATCCTGCATCCCACCCAGCTGAATATTAAATGCGTCAGGATCCGATCCGTTTTTGCCCCATGATTCCTTATGTTCAAAATGGTTGAAAAGAGTCAGGTATTCATGTCCTGTCGGAAGATGCCATCCATCAGGACAAGCTTTTATTGCAGCCTTCCATTCATATAGTACTCCGTATCCGGGGCTGTTATTAGAGTCGTTATCAAAATATACGCCATCAAGGGATTTGAATCTGAGATTTTCTGCCATCCATGTAATACCATCGAAAGTTACCGTCCGGTAGACATTTCCATCCCTC
The nucleotide sequence above comes from Bacteroidales bacterium. Encoded proteins:
- a CDS encoding DUF4918 family protein: MTFAEKIISFYKEVGYSGTLPDGISIMNPFRENPEILPVTAQFYHKFYNDHNLRHLILGINPGRHGAGVTGIPFTDTKRLIEKCGLSIAGVQTFETSSVFVYEMIEAFGGTERFYGNFYISSVSPLGFTSTGKNGNELNYNYYDSRELTDAVYDFMIESIEKQLNFGIIRDVCFCLGTGKNYKFIHELNNEKKYFGKIVPLEHPRFIMQYKSKQKQLYISKYIKELSSVL